Proteins from a genomic interval of Symmachiella macrocystis:
- a CDS encoding doxx family protein produces the protein MEYFAFLSRCFLIQSMPHSNDIVYRSPIFLRLAMGLIYFHFGVLKFYPDLSPAELIATQTVMIVSFHFFDAQSAQFALAILETAIGIGFLLNIFPRITFVLFSAHMIGTFLPLVLLPELTFKIAPLAPNIEGQYIFKNIVFVAAGWTVLLPQVLPRRQSDSEN, from the coding sequence ATGGAATACTTTGCATTCCTATCTAGGTGTTTCCTCATCCAATCTATGCCACACTCAAATGACATCGTCTATCGGTCGCCGATTTTCCTTCGCTTGGCAATGGGCCTCATATATTTCCACTTCGGCGTTCTCAAATTCTATCCCGACCTCAGCCCGGCAGAATTGATAGCGACGCAGACTGTCATGATTGTCAGCTTTCATTTCTTCGATGCGCAGTCCGCGCAATTTGCGCTGGCGATCCTCGAAACGGCGATTGGCATAGGATTTCTTCTCAATATTTTTCCGCGCATCACGTTTGTTCTCTTTAGTGCTCACATGATTGGGACCTTTTTGCCGTTGGTGTTGCTGCCGGAGCTCACTTTCAAAATTGCTCCGCTGGCTCCCAACATAGAAGGCCAATACATCTTCAAGAACATCGTTTTTGTTGCGGCCGGCTGGACCGTTCTATTGCCGCAAGTTCTTCCGCGGCGCCAAAGCGATAGTGAAAACTAA
- a CDS encoding response regulator: protein MPLINSPIRVVLADDHEMVREALARILEESGKITIVAQASDGAQTLDAVCKLQPEVLVLDYSMPTWDAPQLIEKLLRESPDLRILVLTVHENIHYAVRVLESGAHGYIIKSAAVDELVAGIDTVRQGQIYISPRISQEVLHHLRRPKRERVGLESLSQREFDFLQILGAGKTLQQCAKQMKISTSTASTYRARIMGKLNLSSTAELIRFALEHDVVG, encoded by the coding sequence ATGCCACTGATCAATTCCCCAATCCGGGTTGTGTTGGCCGATGACCACGAAATGGTCCGCGAAGCGCTTGCGCGAATTCTCGAAGAAAGCGGGAAAATCACGATTGTGGCTCAGGCAAGCGATGGCGCACAGACGCTGGATGCCGTGTGCAAATTACAGCCGGAAGTACTCGTGCTGGATTATTCCATGCCGACTTGGGACGCCCCACAATTGATCGAGAAGCTCCTGCGAGAGTCGCCCGATCTCAGGATTCTCGTTTTAACGGTTCACGAGAATATTCACTACGCAGTTCGTGTTCTAGAATCTGGTGCCCATGGCTACATCATCAAGTCAGCGGCGGTCGACGAACTTGTTGCGGGAATCGACACTGTCCGTCAGGGGCAAATTTATATTTCGCCGCGAATTTCTCAAGAGGTGCTCCACCATCTTCGGCGGCCAAAGCGCGAGCGTGTCGGTTTGGAGTCACTTTCGCAGCGTGAGTTCGATTTTCTGCAGATCCTCGGTGCCGGCAAGACTCTGCAGCAGTGTGCTAAGCAGATGAAGATCAGTACCAGCACTGCATCCACGTATCGGGCACGGATCATGGGAAAGTTGAACCTCTCCAGCACAGCCGAGTTGATCCGCTTTGCGCTCGAACATGACGTCGTTGGCTGA
- a CDS encoding potassium channel family protein, whose protein sequence is MANKKSKDITPIKSFLTFVFHFVHYCHVLRGILQALFFLVVSGGLAFARCEGIPYSQGIYFSLITSSTIGFGDITPKTGIGQCISVYLAFIGTIYFGLIVAVATRALTETLEEYKHAQDRR, encoded by the coding sequence ATGGCCAATAAAAAGTCCAAGGATATTACGCCTATTAAGAGCTTTTTGACATTTGTGTTTCATTTTGTCCACTACTGCCATGTCCTCCGCGGCATACTGCAAGCGCTGTTTTTCTTAGTCGTTTCGGGAGGTTTGGCATTCGCTCGTTGCGAAGGTATTCCCTATTCGCAGGGGATCTATTTTTCACTGATCACATCGTCAACCATTGGATTTGGCGACATCACACCTAAAACGGGAATCGGGCAATGCATTAGTGTCTACCTCGCATTTATCGGCACAATATATTTTGGACTGATAGTTGCCGTTGCAACGCGAGCGTTAACGGAGACACTTGAAGAATACAAGCACGCCCAAGACCGCCGCTAG
- a CDS encoding DUF1656 domain-containing protein, producing the protein MIQIPAELQLGGVYLPPFFLVCLLGLFATVAITQILNWTGLSRLFWHPPLAFVAMWVAASSLIGLVVIAP; encoded by the coding sequence ATGATTCAGATACCGGCGGAATTGCAATTAGGGGGAGTCTATTTGCCCCCCTTTTTCCTGGTGTGCCTGTTAGGATTGTTCGCGACCGTGGCGATTACTCAGATACTGAATTGGACCGGGCTGAGCCGATTGTTCTGGCATCCTCCGTTGGCATTCGTTGCCATGTGGGTGGCAGCGTCATCGCTGATTGGTTTGGTGGTGATTGCTCCTTAG
- a CDS encoding cytochrome B6, producing the protein MKSFIKKNLSRAILVLVLLGLTFGIHLTYDKYRGTGLSRIPVGSARLEAAEPQETGDVPVTAKNVSYRRISPVKPFEEDGLKLYPTITKGMRTPFDLWNYYGRGGSSFGSPILPMRFEQWLEFHRKQKPELMADVHAYMNDRFDFSGEAIEGKSMSGGKPIMRGPVARLASVKSFEELAAMTPNEIREQDLFPYKPLAHPLQSNAHMLFPETWIKAHPEHRRIDVDLDIPDEYLPEFPPPLFLSNHKELGDVTNGQEVTLDNYYEIFDGLLTPEQMEGLKELLRPTPTTWFNHTDHRVTEKPSKGVACFDCHVNGHTNGAIELGPDSRPNMARLRTDTPTMRGNYNLMQLSSKRSIRSMDHFSEVEEYFDGDPGMQQAIGPRAAKREVTNRMGDFNSIIDYPPAEKLNPLMRLIPELATQQELRGEELFHGKAQCAKCHYGPAFVDDYMHDLRLERFFVCRPEGPIKTFPLRGIKDSPPYLHDGRCPTLHDTVEFFNLVLELKLTKREKDDLVAYLLCL; encoded by the coding sequence ATGAAGTCGTTTATCAAGAAGAATTTATCCAGGGCAATTCTTGTGCTCGTTCTACTGGGTCTAACGTTTGGCATCCACCTGACGTACGACAAATATCGCGGGACGGGGCTTAGCCGGATTCCGGTTGGCAGCGCCAGACTCGAAGCCGCAGAACCACAAGAAACCGGCGATGTTCCTGTGACTGCCAAAAACGTATCGTACCGCCGTATCTCTCCGGTGAAGCCGTTCGAGGAAGACGGGCTTAAGCTTTACCCCACGATCACGAAGGGGATGCGTACGCCGTTCGATCTTTGGAACTACTACGGACGCGGCGGCTCATCCTTCGGATCGCCTATCCTTCCTATGCGGTTCGAGCAATGGCTCGAGTTTCATCGCAAACAAAAACCGGAACTGATGGCGGATGTCCATGCTTATATGAATGATCGTTTCGACTTCTCCGGTGAGGCGATTGAAGGAAAATCTATGTCGGGTGGCAAGCCGATCATGCGCGGCCCCGTGGCCCGTCTGGCCTCCGTGAAGTCGTTCGAAGAACTGGCGGCGATGACGCCAAACGAGATTCGCGAGCAGGACCTGTTTCCCTACAAGCCTCTGGCCCATCCGCTGCAATCAAACGCGCACATGCTGTTCCCGGAAACGTGGATCAAAGCGCACCCCGAACATCGTCGTATCGACGTCGACCTGGATATTCCGGATGAGTATTTGCCGGAATTCCCCCCCCCATTATTTCTCTCAAATCACAAGGAACTTGGGGACGTCACCAACGGCCAGGAAGTCACCTTAGACAACTACTACGAAATTTTCGACGGACTGCTAACTCCTGAGCAGATGGAGGGACTCAAGGAGTTATTACGGCCCACGCCGACCACTTGGTTCAATCACACCGATCATCGCGTGACGGAAAAGCCTTCGAAGGGAGTCGCGTGCTTCGATTGCCACGTGAACGGACATACCAACGGTGCCATTGAACTGGGACCTGACTCACGGCCGAATATGGCCCGTCTCCGTACCGACACACCGACCATGCGGGGCAACTACAACCTGATGCAACTCTCGTCGAAGCGCTCGATACGCAGCATGGATCACTTCTCCGAAGTGGAAGAGTATTTCGATGGCGATCCGGGTATGCAACAAGCGATCGGCCCCAGAGCCGCAAAACGCGAAGTCACGAACCGGATGGGCGACTTCAATTCGATCATCGACTACCCGCCGGCGGAAAAGCTGAATCCACTCATGCGTCTCATTCCAGAACTTGCAACGCAGCAAGAACTTCGAGGAGAGGAGCTATTTCATGGAAAGGCCCAGTGCGCGAAATGCCACTACGGCCCCGCCTTCGTTGATGACTATATGCATGACTTGCGCCTGGAGCGGTTCTTCGTTTGCCGTCCGGAAGGTCCGATCAAGACGTTTCCGCTGCGAGGCATTAAAGACTCCCCGCCCTACCTGCACGACGGACGATGCCCGACACTGCATGACACTGTGGAATTCTTCAACCTCGTGCTAGAGCTAAAACTCACCAAGAGGGAGAAAGACGACCTTGTGGCCTATCTGCTCTGTCTCTAG
- a CDS encoding HlyD family secretion protein yields the protein MKFAKTLIPKLITWTLVAIAAFGAYSLYVRWTLQPWTRDGQVRADIVKIAPQVSGNLVNVAVHDNQFVHKGDLLLEIDQSSYQLAVNKAKVAVDQARDEVASLEASVRVSAANYEEAKVSVTTAGRQISSAEASLQSAKASIDQMKAGVTAAQQLIKQRQAELSNAKSEAARAKRLVAKKAGSIEDAESSAATAIAKEAQLASAQAGLIQAQASQTQSEAALNEANVNLLLAKDGLSESKAAATSTKASLDQAQANLGMPGDKNVRVQTAMVSLAQAQLDLSYTKIVAPCNGYISNLSIDEGTYAVVGQPLVVIVDSDSFRVHAYFQETKLRHIQDGDPVVVTLMSHPDRQLEGVVENIGNAVNPPNIADTEGQPGEVPQIQPTFDWVRLPQRVPVRVRLTKVPDDIQLISGTTASVAVQSSVKE from the coding sequence ATGAAATTCGCCAAAACATTGATCCCTAAGCTGATCACATGGACGCTAGTGGCAATAGCGGCCTTCGGCGCATATTCGCTTTACGTGCGCTGGACTTTGCAGCCGTGGACAAGAGACGGTCAGGTGCGTGCCGACATCGTTAAGATCGCGCCTCAGGTAAGCGGCAATCTCGTTAATGTCGCGGTGCATGACAATCAATTTGTGCACAAAGGTGACTTGCTGTTGGAGATTGATCAAAGTTCGTATCAGTTGGCTGTCAACAAGGCCAAAGTTGCCGTCGACCAAGCCCGAGACGAGGTCGCCTCACTGGAGGCGTCCGTGCGCGTCTCTGCTGCGAATTACGAAGAGGCTAAGGTAAGCGTCACGACTGCGGGCAGACAAATCTCTTCCGCGGAAGCCAGTTTGCAATCCGCAAAAGCGTCCATCGATCAAATGAAAGCCGGTGTCACGGCTGCGCAGCAATTAATCAAACAACGTCAAGCCGAGTTGTCTAACGCAAAGTCTGAAGCTGCACGCGCGAAACGGCTTGTTGCCAAAAAGGCAGGTTCGATAGAAGATGCCGAGAGTTCCGCCGCAACGGCGATTGCCAAGGAAGCACAACTTGCGAGCGCCCAGGCCGGTTTGATACAGGCCCAGGCCTCGCAGACTCAATCGGAGGCAGCGCTCAATGAAGCGAACGTCAACCTTTTGCTTGCAAAAGATGGATTGTCGGAGTCCAAAGCTGCAGCGACATCTACCAAAGCGTCACTTGACCAAGCCCAAGCCAACCTGGGAATGCCTGGAGACAAAAACGTGCGTGTGCAAACGGCGATGGTCAGCCTTGCTCAGGCGCAACTCGATTTGAGCTACACCAAGATCGTTGCTCCCTGCAACGGTTACATCAGCAACCTCTCGATTGATGAAGGAACGTACGCCGTTGTCGGCCAACCACTGGTGGTCATCGTGGACAGTGACTCGTTTCGCGTACATGCCTACTTTCAGGAGACGAAACTAAGACATATTCAGGATGGTGATCCGGTTGTCGTCACCCTTATGAGTCACCCGGACCGTCAACTCGAAGGCGTAGTGGAAAACATCGGCAACGCGGTGAATCCTCCGAACATCGCTGATACCGAGGGACAACCCGGTGAAGTGCCACAGATTCAGCCCACGTTCGATTGGGTGCGATTGCCTCAACGTGTACCGGTCCGTGTCCGTCTGACAAAAGTGCCTGATGACATTCAACTCATTTCTGGGACGACCGCATCAGTCGCCGTGCAGTCGTCTGTTAAGGAGTAA
- a CDS encoding patatin-like phospholipase family protein produces the protein MSDQTDGELIDSVPFRSLIDDGEYLTREDFRRQINQWSDSGRVIVDVDGALDPIHASLLVEFSEQVIWCSSHDKIESSVYRLKAIEARAPGWRDKINLVWILEDDSWVAPSATELRGLVNRDFKISFSEPQPNQGRMLLDGFERLVHHLRGVRIGLALGGGGARGMAHLGVLKALAQSGIVVDMIAGTSAGAMTGILGAAGLDAEHLTKLFAQDLKPAWPFRLLPRGSHLYLLYKYRLGQFDRMLRKYISNWTLQQLPVPVKSVTVDLVSGKPLVRDSGDATDSILESINIPVFSKPIVRNGQALVDGGLVNNIPADVLVESGCNFVIAVSVTAKLELEFAKNRPDTPTSEMTSASILQTILRSYLVQSVNMHSFGVQPADVVIEPDVTGIDLSEFSRTNELAAIGEKATLEAIPKIKALLTQLDDQLFPEN, from the coding sequence ATGAGCGATCAAACGGACGGAGAATTAATCGACAGCGTTCCCTTTCGGTCACTCATTGACGATGGAGAGTACCTGACACGTGAAGATTTTCGCCGTCAGATCAATCAATGGTCAGATTCGGGGCGAGTCATTGTCGATGTAGACGGGGCTTTGGATCCAATTCACGCTTCGTTGCTCGTCGAATTTAGCGAGCAAGTGATTTGGTGTAGCAGTCACGACAAAATTGAGTCAAGCGTCTATCGCCTCAAAGCTATTGAAGCGCGGGCACCGGGATGGCGAGATAAGATCAATCTTGTCTGGATACTTGAAGACGATTCCTGGGTCGCGCCGTCTGCCACGGAGTTACGCGGTCTCGTTAATCGAGATTTCAAAATCTCGTTTTCAGAGCCTCAACCAAACCAAGGGCGTATGCTCCTGGATGGTTTTGAACGGCTCGTGCATCATCTGCGCGGCGTGCGGATTGGTCTGGCCCTAGGAGGAGGAGGTGCCCGTGGGATGGCCCATTTGGGAGTCCTCAAAGCCTTAGCACAAAGCGGAATCGTTGTCGACATGATTGCCGGTACCAGTGCCGGGGCTATGACAGGAATACTCGGTGCGGCGGGACTGGACGCCGAACACTTGACCAAATTATTTGCCCAAGACTTGAAACCCGCATGGCCATTTCGACTACTGCCCCGTGGTAGCCATTTGTATTTGTTGTATAAATATCGATTAGGCCAGTTCGATCGGATGTTGAGGAAATATATCTCGAACTGGACTTTGCAGCAGTTGCCGGTGCCGGTGAAATCGGTGACGGTCGATTTGGTGTCCGGAAAACCGCTAGTACGCGATAGCGGCGATGCCACCGATTCCATTTTGGAGAGCATCAACATCCCAGTGTTTTCCAAGCCAATTGTCCGTAATGGACAGGCGTTAGTTGATGGCGGATTAGTGAATAATATTCCGGCCGACGTGCTCGTTGAGAGTGGCTGCAATTTTGTCATCGCCGTGAGTGTCACGGCAAAACTGGAACTTGAATTCGCCAAAAACCGGCCGGATACGCCGACTTCAGAAATGACATCCGCCTCGATATTGCAAACGATTTTGCGAAGTTACCTCGTCCAAAGCGTGAACATGCACTCGTTCGGAGTACAACCTGCCGACGTCGTGATTGAACCGGATGTCACGGGAATCGATTTGAGCGAATTCTCACGAACCAACGAACTGGCCGCCATTGGTGAAAAGGCGACCCTCGAAGCCATTCCCAAGATCAAAGCCCTTTTGACTCAACTTGATGATCAACTGTTTCCCGAGAATTAG
- a CDS encoding efflux transporter outer membrane subunit, which translates to MGPDYHPPTAAVAEQWIDISNEHVLPLPPDDPYWWSVFQDPALDNLVQTALAQNLTLRQAGSRIMQAQASRAITAGNLFPQVQQSFGDALRIQESQSVALPPPIRAFGEWDVGFNASWEIDVWGRFRRALETADARLEASIYDYDAVLVSLLAEVVAAYVDIRTFEQRIEYARQNVEVQESSLQLSTTRFDEGKTSKVGVYLAEANLNGTAATIPALETGLRQASNRLCTLMGIPPTDLSMWLGKGDGIPEVPADIAVGIPADLLRRRPDVRRAERQVAAQSAQIGVAMSDFFPSISLNGEVFQSSEDFSDLFNSASAAGSIGPSFRWNILNYGRITNNVLLQDARLLELIASYQNTVLVANQEVEDALIAFLKSKREVVSLRKGVDDLNESLKLLLIQFEEGSIDFSPIFVLQGSLRSAQDQMAAAEGQVLLNMVAIYRALGGGWQIRYPGFETQVLLVDDEPTDTATDPFLAPDNVERDDAQLEEFLMPAPGVAPKEDSEDGQ; encoded by the coding sequence GTGGGACCTGATTATCATCCGCCCACTGCGGCAGTCGCCGAGCAATGGATCGACATCAGCAATGAACATGTCCTTCCTCTGCCACCTGATGATCCGTATTGGTGGTCCGTTTTTCAGGATCCCGCCCTCGACAATCTGGTGCAGACAGCGCTCGCTCAAAACCTGACGCTTCGCCAAGCCGGAAGTCGAATCATGCAGGCTCAGGCAAGCCGCGCCATCACAGCGGGCAATCTCTTCCCGCAGGTACAGCAATCATTTGGTGACGCTCTTCGAATCCAGGAAAGCCAATCCGTCGCACTTCCGCCGCCAATTCGAGCGTTTGGTGAATGGGATGTAGGTTTCAATGCCTCATGGGAAATCGATGTTTGGGGAAGATTTCGCCGTGCGTTGGAGACTGCCGATGCACGGCTCGAGGCCTCCATCTACGACTACGATGCGGTCCTCGTGTCTCTATTAGCAGAGGTCGTGGCGGCATACGTTGATATTCGCACTTTCGAGCAACGAATCGAATATGCACGTCAGAACGTTGAGGTGCAGGAGTCATCGCTACAACTCTCTACGACGCGTTTTGACGAAGGCAAGACAAGTAAAGTCGGAGTGTATCTTGCCGAAGCGAATCTGAACGGGACAGCGGCAACGATACCCGCTCTAGAGACAGGACTTCGCCAAGCGAGCAACCGCCTATGCACATTAATGGGGATCCCGCCTACCGACCTCTCGATGTGGTTAGGAAAAGGTGATGGCATCCCAGAGGTTCCTGCGGATATTGCAGTGGGCATACCTGCCGATCTGTTGCGGAGGCGGCCCGACGTCCGTCGAGCAGAGCGACAGGTGGCGGCACAGTCGGCACAAATCGGCGTAGCCATGTCAGACTTTTTCCCAAGCATTTCGCTTAACGGCGAAGTCTTCCAGTCGTCGGAAGATTTCAGCGACCTGTTTAATTCAGCCAGCGCGGCTGGGTCAATCGGTCCATCTTTTCGCTGGAATATCTTGAATTACGGCCGCATCACAAACAATGTGCTGTTGCAGGATGCTCGACTCTTGGAACTGATCGCGAGTTACCAGAATACCGTTCTGGTCGCCAATCAAGAAGTCGAGGACGCATTGATCGCGTTTCTGAAGTCAAAACGTGAAGTCGTATCACTCCGCAAGGGCGTTGATGACTTGAACGAATCTTTAAAGCTACTTTTGATCCAGTTCGAGGAAGGTTCCATCGACTTTTCACCGATTTTCGTCCTGCAAGGAAGTCTCCGTAGTGCCCAGGACCAGATGGCAGCGGCTGAGGGCCAAGTACTTCTCAACATGGTTGCCATTTACCGCGCACTCGGTGGAGGCTGGCAGATTCGTTACCCCGGATTTGAAACACAAGTCTTGCTCGTGGACGACGAACCGACGGATACTGCAACTGATCCGTTTCTTGCGCCAGATAACGTCGAGCGAGACGACGCACAACTGGAAGAATTCCTAATGCCCGCCCCTGGTGTGGCTCCGAAAGAGGATTCCGAAGATGGCCAATAA
- a CDS encoding sensor histidine kinase: MPKPQPNHVSIMAPAVWRRFLLSFSCGALVFSVIIAVIYHQDVLHQRGMLEQKAQHVVALQQELLLFEFRGVQSDLLYLANQEKLTRFLSGDQSARSELERDYASFALNKGVYAQVRCLDTMGQESVRVNYRDGDAIVVPQDELQTKTTRYYYQRGLSLEEGEVFVSPFDLNVEHGQIQRPINPVIRFLTPVFDDSGEKRGLLVLNFLGAPLLAKLKQVSAGFSGETMLVNPAGEYLQTADPRHEWGWLLGHRHSFRVDFPVAWEQGKRLDAGQLRARKDLFTFQCVSPGHRPSAEPIRSSTKAIADHDLNSLILVSHVSSSVATAHSRQLLSQLLFMYVGVMAVVALLALYWARSSEIRRYHEQRIVESESRLRKLSSLLLSSQEAERRNLSRDLHDELGQQMTAISLDLQSLEKQEGGTRSNPLLRRAIEETEQLLKSLHEIATRVRPSVLDDLGLRDAVESFLSEYQDRKEMDVRSRLHFHRERIPSKIGENAFRILQEALANVVSHAQVGQVDVDIETDSEMLYMTVKDSGVGFELEEQKDSTRLGILGMRERVELLNGQFDLQSKPGEGTQIHVAIPLCEEGQSK, from the coding sequence ATGCCCAAACCCCAGCCTAACCACGTCTCTATTATGGCACCTGCGGTTTGGCGGCGTTTTCTCCTATCGTTTTCTTGCGGGGCGTTGGTGTTTTCGGTCATCATCGCAGTGATCTATCATCAAGACGTTCTTCATCAACGGGGAATGCTCGAACAAAAGGCACAACACGTTGTGGCTCTCCAGCAGGAGTTGCTCCTGTTCGAATTTCGAGGAGTTCAGTCGGATCTTCTCTACCTGGCTAATCAAGAGAAATTGACGCGGTTCCTCTCAGGCGACCAGTCGGCACGAAGTGAGCTGGAACGTGACTATGCGAGCTTCGCACTGAACAAGGGCGTGTACGCCCAAGTTCGGTGTCTTGACACGATGGGGCAAGAGTCCGTTCGCGTCAACTACCGTGACGGAGACGCCATAGTCGTACCTCAAGATGAATTGCAGACCAAAACGACGCGCTACTATTATCAACGAGGGTTGTCGCTCGAAGAGGGTGAGGTGTTTGTTTCACCGTTTGATTTGAACGTGGAGCACGGACAAATTCAACGTCCGATCAACCCTGTAATCCGATTCCTCACACCGGTATTTGACGACTCGGGCGAAAAGCGTGGTCTTTTAGTCCTTAACTTTTTAGGAGCGCCGCTACTAGCCAAGTTGAAACAGGTCTCTGCAGGATTTAGCGGCGAAACGATGTTGGTCAATCCGGCGGGAGAGTATTTACAGACAGCTGACCCGCGTCACGAGTGGGGTTGGTTGCTGGGGCATCGGCACAGTTTTCGTGTTGATTTCCCAGTCGCCTGGGAACAAGGAAAGCGTCTCGATGCTGGACAGCTTCGTGCGAGAAAAGATCTGTTCACATTCCAATGCGTCTCACCTGGTCACAGACCATCTGCCGAGCCGATACGTTCCTCAACGAAAGCGATTGCTGACCACGATCTGAATTCTCTGATTCTCGTCTCTCATGTCTCCTCCTCGGTCGCGACGGCACATTCACGACAACTCTTGAGCCAACTGCTGTTTATGTACGTCGGAGTGATGGCGGTTGTCGCCTTGCTGGCACTCTACTGGGCGCGGTCCAGTGAGATCCGGAGATACCATGAACAGCGCATCGTGGAATCGGAGTCTCGTCTGCGGAAACTCTCCAGCCTGCTGTTGTCTTCCCAAGAAGCTGAACGCCGAAATCTTTCTCGCGATCTGCACGATGAACTCGGGCAGCAAATGACTGCCATAAGTCTCGATTTGCAGTCGCTGGAAAAACAGGAAGGCGGAACTCGTTCAAATCCGTTACTTCGGCGAGCTATAGAGGAAACCGAACAACTTTTGAAGAGTTTGCACGAAATCGCGACGCGCGTACGCCCAAGCGTCTTGGACGATCTTGGCTTGCGCGACGCTGTCGAGAGCTTCCTATCCGAGTACCAAGACCGAAAGGAGATGGACGTGAGGTCTCGGTTACATTTTCATCGAGAGAGAATACCATCTAAAATCGGCGAGAACGCGTTTCGAATCCTGCAAGAAGCTCTGGCGAATGTGGTGTCCCACGCCCAGGTTGGTCAGGTGGACGTTGACATTGAGACTGATAGCGAGATGCTTTACATGACGGTGAAAGATTCAGGCGTCGGGTTTGAGCTCGAAGAGCAGAAGGACTCCACGCGCCTGGGAATCCTTGGTATGAGGGAACGCGTCGAGCTGCTGAATGGCCAGTTTGATCTGCAATCAAAGCCTGGTGAAGGTACGCAGATCCATGTCGCGATCCCGTTGTGTGAAGAGGGGCAATCGAAGTGA